The following coding sequences are from one Thermostaphylospora chromogena window:
- the whiA gene encoding DNA-binding protein WhiA: MAMTGVVKDELSRLPVLKPCCRKAEVSTLLRFASGLHLVGGRIVIEAELDTNAAARRLIKDIGEVFGHKAEVLVLAPAGLRKGSRYVVRVYRDGEALARQTGLIDNHGRPVRGLPRQVVAGATCDAEAAWRGAFLAHGSLTEPGRSMSLEVTCPGPEAALALVGAARRLKIHAKAREVRGVDRVVVRDGDAISAMLTRLGAHDSVLAWEERRMRREVRATANRLANFDDANLRRSARAAVAAGARVQRALEILGDDAPEHLVMAGRLRVEHKQASLEELGQLADPPLTKDAIAGRIRRLLAMADKRANDLGIPNTEANLTIDMLTP, translated from the coding sequence ATGGCGATGACGGGTGTGGTTAAGGACGAGCTGAGCAGGCTCCCGGTTCTCAAGCCCTGCTGCCGCAAGGCCGAGGTGTCCACCCTGCTGCGCTTCGCGAGCGGGCTCCACCTGGTCGGCGGGCGTATCGTGATCGAGGCGGAGCTGGACACCAACGCCGCCGCCCGCAGGCTGATCAAGGACATCGGCGAGGTGTTCGGGCACAAGGCCGAGGTTCTCGTCCTCGCCCCGGCGGGGCTGCGCAAGGGCTCGCGGTACGTCGTACGCGTCTACCGTGACGGCGAGGCGCTCGCCCGGCAGACCGGATTGATCGACAACCACGGTCGGCCGGTGCGCGGCCTGCCCCGTCAGGTGGTCGCCGGCGCCACCTGCGACGCCGAGGCGGCGTGGCGGGGGGCCTTCCTCGCGCACGGTTCGCTGACCGAGCCCGGTCGCTCCATGTCCCTTGAGGTGACCTGCCCCGGCCCGGAGGCGGCGCTCGCGCTGGTGGGCGCGGCCCGCCGGTTGAAGATCCACGCCAAGGCGCGCGAGGTCCGCGGCGTCGACCGGGTCGTGGTCCGCGACGGCGACGCGATCAGCGCCATGCTCACCCGCCTGGGCGCCCACGACAGCGTCCTGGCGTGGGAGGAGCGCCGCATGCGCCGGGAGGTGCGGGCCACCGCCAACCGCCTGGCCAATTTCGACGACGCCAACCTGCGGCGTTCCGCCCGCGCCGCCGTCGCCGCCGGCGCCCGCGTGCAGCGCGCCCTGGAGATCCTCGGCGATGACGCTCCGGAGCACCTGGTGATGGCGGGGCGGCTGCGCGTGGAGCACAAGCAGGCGTCGCTGGAGGAACTGGGCCAGCTCGCCGACCCGCCGCTGACCAAGGACGCCATCGCCGGGCGTATCCGCAGACTGCTCGCCATGGCCGACAAAAGAGCCAACGAC
- a CDS encoding gluconeogenesis factor YvcK family protein, whose product MIHRARWEGPPTGGGPKVVALGGGHGLYASLSALRRITSELTAVVTVADDGGSSGRLRREMGVLPPGDLRMALAALCGDDDWGRTWSRVVQHRFRSQGELHGHAVGNLLIVALWELLEDPVAALDWVGRLLGAHGRVLPMASVPLDIVAEVELDGRITTVRGQVACALTPGRVRAVSLVPPDPPACPEAIHAVLDADWIVFGPGSWFTSVLPHLKVPRLARALHETDARRLVTLNLAPQPGETDGFSPQQHLEVLRQHAPDLRIDVVLADTSVLDDVEELEKATAALGGRLVTADVARSDGSPRHDALRLASVLDEIFHEKR is encoded by the coding sequence ACGGGCGGCGGGCCGAAGGTCGTGGCCCTGGGCGGCGGGCACGGCCTGTACGCGTCCCTGTCGGCGCTGCGGCGGATCACCTCCGAGCTGACCGCGGTGGTCACCGTCGCCGACGACGGCGGCTCCAGCGGCCGTCTCCGCCGCGAAATGGGGGTCCTGCCGCCGGGCGACCTGCGCATGGCGCTGGCCGCGCTGTGCGGCGACGACGACTGGGGCCGCACCTGGAGCAGGGTCGTCCAGCACCGCTTCCGCAGCCAGGGCGAGCTGCACGGTCACGCCGTGGGCAACCTGCTGATCGTGGCCCTGTGGGAGCTGCTGGAGGACCCGGTGGCCGCGCTCGACTGGGTGGGACGCCTGCTCGGCGCGCACGGCCGGGTGCTGCCCATGGCGTCCGTGCCGCTCGACATCGTGGCCGAGGTGGAGCTGGACGGGCGTATCACCACCGTCCGCGGCCAGGTCGCCTGCGCGCTCACACCCGGCAGGGTCCGCGCCGTCTCGCTGGTCCCGCCCGACCCGCCCGCCTGCCCGGAGGCGATCCACGCGGTCCTCGACGCCGACTGGATCGTCTTCGGTCCCGGCTCGTGGTTCACCAGCGTGCTGCCCCATCTGAAGGTGCCGCGGCTGGCCCGCGCGCTGCACGAGACCGATGCCAGGCGGCTGGTGACGCTGAACCTGGCACCGCAGCCCGGTGAGACCGACGGCTTCTCCCCCCAGCAGCACCTGGAGGTGCTCCGGCAGCACGCGCCCGACCTCCGCATCGACGTCGTGCTCGCCGACACGAGCGTGCTGGACGACGTGGAGGAGCTGGAGAAGGCCACCGCGGCGCTCGGCGGCCGTCTGGTGACCGCCGACGTCGCCCGCTCCGACGGGTCGCCCAGGCATGACGCACTGCGTCTTGCCTCGGTCCTGGACGAGATTTTCCACGAGAAGCGTTGA